The Propionispora hippei DSM 15287 genome includes a window with the following:
- the cobD gene encoding threonine-phosphate decarboxylase CobD produces the protein MRNFEHGGNLYAAMREQSGQMTDFLDFSANINPLGIPDSVKEALAGALPYIIHYPDTEATELKMAISRQYGVAVDHITVGNGAVEPIYLLCHMLKPKQVLVAAPAFGEYERAARAGGAQVRYAYLHPEEGFGIQPEKILQQADSADIIFLGNPNNPTGTLLTNSQIRVILDRVKQQNTLVVVDESFLDFLPDDSSYTCRSLLPLYPRLVIIHSLTKFYAIPGLRLGFALAGPDITALLHTAKDPWNVNSLAQSAGVAALGDAAYRLHSREFVQRVKQELYEKLTAFPEVSAFAPAVNFILLDIKRTGFTAGQLRERLRTECVLIRDCSNYPGLSDTYVRVAVKRPEQNERLLAVLRKVIDER, from the coding sequence ATGAGGAACTTTGAACATGGCGGCAATCTGTATGCGGCCATGCGTGAGCAATCCGGGCAAATGACGGATTTTCTCGATTTCAGCGCCAATATAAACCCTTTGGGAATACCGGATAGTGTAAAGGAGGCCCTGGCCGGAGCTTTGCCGTATATTATTCATTACCCGGATACGGAGGCGACGGAATTAAAAATGGCCATCAGCCGCCAGTACGGGGTGGCGGTTGACCATATCACGGTAGGCAATGGGGCGGTTGAACCTATTTATCTGTTGTGTCATATGCTAAAACCTAAGCAAGTGTTGGTGGCAGCACCGGCGTTCGGCGAGTATGAGCGGGCAGCCAGGGCCGGCGGAGCGCAGGTCCGGTATGCTTATTTGCATCCGGAGGAAGGTTTTGGTATTCAGCCGGAAAAAATCTTGCAGCAGGCCGATAGTGCCGACATCATTTTTTTAGGTAATCCGAATAACCCGACAGGAACTTTGCTGACGAATAGTCAAATCAGAGTTATCTTAGACAGAGTAAAGCAGCAGAATACGCTGGTGGTTGTCGATGAATCGTTTCTTGACTTTTTACCTGACGACAGTTCGTATACCTGCCGCAGCTTGTTGCCACTCTATCCCCGACTGGTCATCATCCATTCGCTGACCAAATTTTACGCCATTCCCGGACTTCGCCTGGGCTTTGCTCTGGCCGGCCCGGATATAACAGCCTTGCTGCATACCGCCAAAGATCCCTGGAACGTCAATTCATTGGCGCAAAGTGCCGGCGTGGCTGCCTTAGGGGATGCGGCTTACCGCTTGCATAGCAGGGAGTTTGTGCAAAGGGTCAAACAGGAGTTGTATGAGAAGCTGACCGCTTTTCCTGAAGTGAGTGCTTTTGCGCCGGCGGTTAATTTTATTTTGCTGGATATTAAACGGACCGGTTTTACCGCAGGCCAATTACGGGAAAGACTAAGAACCGAGTGTGTTTTAATACGGGACTGCAGCAATTATCCCGGATTGTCGGATACCTATGTCCGGGTAGCCGTAAAACGGCCGGAACAAAATGAACGGTTGCTGGCAGTTTTACGAAAAGTGATTGATGAGAGGTGA
- the cobC gene encoding alpha-ribazole phosphatase, whose protein sequence is MTRVIMVRHGQTAWNLAQKYQGHSDIELSETGIRQAELAAARLADEPIQAVFASDLGRAYQTAKTIARHHRLPVHKVAELREINFGIWEGLTYEQIYSGWPELIEQLYQKPDEIQIPEGETFREVKQRAAGCLQRLVAENDGSTILLVSHGGTIRTLLCAALDIHLNHIWQIKQDNTAVSILEYHDNYPVVTLLNDTHHLR, encoded by the coding sequence ATGACGAGAGTAATTATGGTGCGACATGGCCAGACAGCCTGGAATCTGGCCCAGAAATATCAGGGACATAGCGATATTGAGTTGAGTGAAACCGGTATCCGTCAGGCGGAACTGGCGGCTGCCCGTCTGGCGGATGAGCCGATCCAGGCCGTTTTTGCCAGCGATTTGGGACGGGCTTATCAAACGGCCAAGACAATTGCCAGGCACCACCGGCTGCCTGTTCATAAGGTTGCCGAATTGCGGGAAATTAACTTCGGTATTTGGGAAGGTCTCACCTATGAGCAGATTTATAGCGGCTGGCCGGAGCTTATTGAACAGTTGTACCAGAAACCTGACGAAATACAAATACCGGAAGGCGAAACCTTCCGGGAGGTAAAACAGCGGGCAGCCGGCTGCCTGCAGCGACTGGTGGCGGAAAATGACGGCAGCACGATTCTGCTGGTATCCCATGGTGGAACGATACGTACCTTATTGTGTGCCGCATTGGATATTCATTTAAATCATATTTGGCAGATCAAACAGGACAACACGGCGGTGAGCATCCTGGAGTATCATGATAATTACCCGGTTGTTACGCTGCTTAACGATACACATCATTTACGGTAA
- a CDS encoding arsenate reductase family protein: MNIQIFGIKKCQDTRKAERFFKERGIKYQFIDLTIKGMSKGELKSVNQQVAWGDLLNSSGKLYQSQYKTHMVRDIGEALLQNPLLLNTPVIRNGTAATVGYRPEIWKTWT; this comes from the coding sequence ATGAACATACAAATATTCGGTATAAAAAAATGCCAGGACACCAGAAAAGCGGAACGCTTTTTTAAAGAGCGGGGCATCAAGTACCAGTTTATTGACCTGACCATCAAAGGAATGAGCAAGGGCGAACTGAAAAGCGTTAATCAGCAGGTTGCCTGGGGCGACCTGCTCAACTCGTCAGGCAAGCTCTATCAGAGTCAATACAAAACTCATATGGTACGCGATATCGGCGAAGCCCTGCTGCAAAATCCGCTGCTTTTAAATACTCCGGTAATCCGCAACGGCACCGCCGCTACGGTAGGCTACCGGCCCGAAATCTGGAAGACCTGGACCTAG
- a CDS encoding RMD1 family protein, which produces MQANFEALILGKELNLNKIAQHFAINRKFKWEDSLVLDSTYLRSILPDSEHKVVYLFYFGSAVFINFEHHEVIQVVRYLKEIEPEVDFSYLFKYVDHYQLTIDPCHVPTLSNDYIIANKPDEYHLEIISIILAKSVALEKVEIEIGVLLDQIESVIDKLNEGQLAVSDKKLAKMSANILGFKLDTISYIMLLDKPDITWENEEAGKLFDELMLLFELNDRYNNIHHKTAVLMDITNVFAGLAQSSRGTRLEWAVIILIAIEIVLSLFDMFIKGL; this is translated from the coding sequence ATGCAGGCAAATTTTGAAGCTCTTATTTTAGGAAAGGAACTAAACCTGAATAAAATTGCTCAGCATTTTGCAATCAACCGCAAGTTTAAGTGGGAAGACTCACTGGTACTGGATAGTACTTATTTAAGAAGCATCCTTCCTGATTCGGAACATAAGGTTGTCTACCTTTTTTATTTTGGCAGTGCGGTGTTTATCAATTTTGAGCATCACGAAGTGATTCAGGTGGTCCGTTATCTGAAGGAAATTGAGCCGGAGGTTGACTTTTCCTATCTTTTCAAATATGTCGATCATTACCAACTGACCATTGATCCCTGCCATGTGCCAACACTAAGCAATGATTATATTATTGCAAACAAGCCTGACGAGTACCATCTGGAAATTATCTCTATTATTTTAGCAAAATCGGTGGCATTAGAAAAGGTAGAAATTGAAATCGGTGTTCTGCTGGATCAAATTGAAAGCGTCATTGATAAGCTAAATGAAGGACAGTTGGCGGTTTCCGACAAAAAGTTGGCAAAAATGTCGGCGAATATACTGGGGTTCAAATTGGATACCATATCTTATATTATGTTGCTGGATAAACCGGACATTACCTGGGAGAATGAGGAAGCAGGAAAACTGTTTGACGAGTTGATGCTGCTGTTTGAATTAAATGACCGCTATAATAATATTCATCATAAAACAGCCGTGTTAATGGACATTACCAATGTGTTTGCCGGTCTGGCCCAGTCAAGCCGCGGGACTCGTCTGGAATGGGCCGTTATTATATTAATTGCGATTGAAATTGTTTTGTCCTTATTTGATATGTTCATTAAAGGGCTATGA
- the trxA gene encoding thioredoxin, translating into MSTIVNANRENFQEEVIESATPVLVDFWAPWCGYCTKLSPVLDELATEHASKMKVVKVNVDENRSLAQDYGVMSLPTMLLFKDGAQTEKLMGYMPKSAINAKLSPLL; encoded by the coding sequence ATGTCCACCATTGTTAACGCAAACCGGGAAAATTTCCAGGAGGAAGTTATTGAATCAGCCACACCGGTACTTGTTGATTTCTGGGCCCCCTGGTGCGGCTACTGCACCAAATTATCGCCTGTTTTAGATGAATTGGCGACCGAACACGCAAGTAAGATGAAGGTTGTTAAAGTCAATGTGGATGAAAATCGTTCATTGGCTCAGGATTATGGTGTTATGAGTTTACCGACCATGCTGCTTTTTAAAGACGGAGCGCAAACGGAAAAATTAATGGGCTATATGCCGAAATCAGCTATTAACGCCAAACTATCCCCGCTGTTATAA